A stretch of DNA from Candidatus Cloacimonadota bacterium:
AGCTTCTCTCAATTCAGAGACATTACATAATAAAACATCGTTTTTTAGAACTAGTCTGCCTTCTATACCTGTAGTTAACTCCTCAGGTCTTAATCTATGAGAAAAAACTTTCATTCTAACTGCTAATTGCCTGTTCCTGCAGATCTGTTCAGGTCTTGAATTATTAGATCGGTAATATCAAGGTTTGGTTTTGCATAAAGGATCCCGCCACCTACAGCATCAAAGATGATCGAATAGTTTTCTTCCAGAGCAAATTTTTCGATAGAATCTCTTAATTTATCCATTATCGGCTCTAACAGTTCAGCGTTACGCTGCATCGCTAAACCACCTTCACCGAAGATGCTTTCAATGTATTGACGACGCTCTCTGATTTTCTCTTGGATACGTTCTTCTGCCTGGGCTTTACCTGATTCGGTTAAGGTTAACTTCCTGGCTTCATAATCGGACTGT
This window harbors:
- a CDS encoding OmpH family outer membrane protein; translation: MKRIIITTLLSLLLSTTLLVAQTIKIAYIDTDRIMYESLDTQEAQSIFMAERESWERELTRIEDEIERLQSDYEARKLTLTESGKAQAEERIQEKIRERRQYIESIFGEGGLAMQRNAELLEPIMDKLRDSIEKFALEENYSIIFDAVGGGILYAKPNLDITDLIIQDLNRSAGTGN